Proteins from one Deltaproteobacteria bacterium genomic window:
- the dapB gene encoding 4-hydroxy-tetrahydrodipicolinate reductase: MIRVSVMGAAGRMGQRIINFLDREREIKIIGAVEESGHPSLGSDAGTLAGIGDINVPLTSELSESSSEADVIVDFTSPDSTLAAAEYASREGKAMVIGTTGFTPQERSKLEELSQTFPCVIAPNMSIGVNVMFEMTEILARTLGDEYDVEIIEAHHRHKVDSPSGTALRLGEAAAEGLGRDFQDVATFERHGRIGERQQKEIGMQTIRGGDIVGEHTVMFIGEGERIELTHRALNRDNFAKGVVRAVKWIYGKPPGIYTMKDVLAL, translated from the coding sequence ATGATTAGAGTATCCGTAATGGGGGCCGCGGGGAGGATGGGACAGAGGATTATTAATTTTCTGGACCGTGAGCGAGAAATTAAAATCATCGGGGCCGTGGAAGAGAGCGGACATCCCTCTCTGGGCAGCGATGCGGGGACTCTGGCCGGCATCGGGGATATAAACGTCCCCCTGACGAGTGAGTTAAGCGAATCCTCGTCCGAAGCCGACGTGATTGTGGATTTCACCTCTCCTGATTCTACTCTGGCGGCTGCGGAATACGCGAGCCGTGAGGGAAAGGCTATGGTCATCGGAACCACTGGTTTCACGCCTCAAGAGCGGAGTAAGCTTGAGGAGTTGTCGCAGACCTTCCCCTGCGTGATAGCCCCCAATATGAGCATTGGGGTAAACGTAATGTTTGAAATGACGGAAATTCTTGCCCGGACACTCGGGGATGAATACGACGTCGAGATAATTGAGGCGCATCACCGGCACAAGGTGGACTCTCCGAGCGGAACCGCGCTCAGGCTGGGCGAAGCCGCAGCCGAGGGTCTCGGCAGGGATTTTCAGGATGTTGCCACGTTCGAGAGACACGGGAGGATAGGGGAGCGGCAACAAAAAGAGATAGGCATGCAGACCATACGCGGAGGAGACATAGTCGGTGAGCACACCGTAATGTTTATAGGTGAGGGAGAGAGAATAGAGCTCACCCACAGGGCGCTTAACAGGGATAATTTCGCCAAAGGGGTCGTGAGAGCCGTAAAATGGATATACGGTAAGCCCCCTGGAATTTACACGATGAAAGACGTACTTGCGCTTTAG
- the amrB gene encoding AmmeMemoRadiSam system protein B, translating to MEYPKLRYIEAIPAESNGERIVYLRDHQNPSGRVLAVSPETLIVLSLFDGTRSVGEIQTALTRKFGDLVNKGDIENLITQLDEALFLDSDKYRDYKNKLEHEFRGADKRESSHAGLSYPADSSELAGWFETFFRKAEETEPYKKAQGKPKGIISPHIDYRRGGTSYAKAYRELLGCEEADTFIIYGTSHYADVENPFILTRKNFITPLGEAVTDRNVVESLVNSCDWDLFEGEIHHRTEHSIEFQVAFLQYLFNGKRDFKIVPILCNSFYRLISEGRSPGGDEKISGFLNSISEIISGLGERAFIIAAADMAHVGTKFGDREPVNNGTLERIRERDILSLTYSEKLDAEGFYRSVEEEKDWRKICGLSPIYATLKTIQAQEGRLLDYDQALEPDTGSVVSFASMGFYL from the coding sequence ATGGAATATCCGAAATTAAGATATATAGAAGCGATTCCGGCAGAGTCGAACGGCGAAAGGATCGTTTACCTGAGAGACCATCAAAATCCAAGCGGCAGGGTGCTGGCAGTGTCGCCCGAGACGCTTATCGTTCTGAGCCTCTTCGACGGGACCAGATCGGTAGGAGAAATACAGACGGCGCTAACACGAAAATTCGGCGATCTCGTCAATAAAGGGGATATAGAGAACCTGATTACACAACTGGACGAAGCCCTTTTCCTGGACAGCGATAAATACAGGGATTACAAAAATAAACTCGAGCATGAATTCAGAGGGGCGGATAAAAGAGAATCGAGCCACGCGGGGCTTTCCTACCCTGCCGATTCTTCCGAGCTTGCAGGATGGTTTGAAACGTTTTTTAGAAAAGCAGAGGAAACGGAGCCCTATAAAAAAGCCCAGGGGAAACCCAAGGGAATAATCTCCCCCCACATAGATTACAGAAGGGGCGGAACTTCTTACGCTAAGGCCTACAGGGAGCTACTGGGGTGCGAAGAGGCCGATACATTTATAATCTACGGAACCTCTCACTATGCGGACGTGGAAAATCCGTTCATCCTGACAAGAAAAAATTTTATAACGCCACTCGGAGAAGCTGTAACGGACAGAAACGTAGTTGAGTCACTCGTCAACTCGTGCGACTGGGACCTTTTCGAAGGGGAGATTCACCACCGTACCGAGCATTCGATTGAATTTCAGGTCGCTTTTCTCCAATACTTATTTAACGGAAAGAGGGATTTTAAAATAGTACCGATACTGTGCAACTCTTTTTACCGGCTGATCAGCGAGGGACGGTCTCCGGGCGGGGATGAAAAGATATCGGGTTTCCTGAATTCGATATCGGAAATAATATCCGGCCTGGGGGAGAGGGCTTTTATAATCGCTGCCGCTGACATGGCACACGTGGGCACGAAATTCGGGGACAGGGAACCCGTTAATAACGGGACTCTCGAACGAATAAGAGAGAGGGACATACTGAGCCTCACTTACAGCGAAAAACTCGACGCCGAGGGGTTTTACAGGTCGGTGGAGGAGGAGAAGGACTGGAGGAAGATATGCGGCCTGTCCCCCATTTACGCGACCCTTAAAACGATACAGGCCCAAGAGGGCAGGCTCCTCGATTATGATC
- a CDS encoding NAD-dependent epimerase/dehydratase family protein → MKVLVTGVSGFIGSHLAERLLEEGNSVLGVDSFLDYYPRQIKEYNIRNLLGKPGFEFIEADILGLDLGKITEGIEAVFHQAAIAGVRSSWGGRFDEYVKNNILGTQMLLEACKNRELKKFIYASSSSVYGDAEELPVSETSPTNPISPYGVSKLGGEHLVSLYHKAYGIPAVSLRYFTVYGPRQRPDMAFHKFIRAVILGEEIEIYGTGEQTRDFTYIDDAVQANLRAFENGIDGEIYNIGGGSRIKLIECVRIIEELSGKKARLKFTESQRGDAKHTYADVSKAETDFRFSPAVPIREGLRKHYEWLLNNLELYLTAS, encoded by the coding sequence ATGAAGGTTTTAGTAACGGGAGTTTCGGGTTTCATAGGCTCGCATCTGGCCGAAAGGCTTTTAGAAGAGGGGAACAGCGTCCTGGGAGTGGACTCATTTTTAGACTACTATCCCCGCCAAATCAAAGAGTACAATATCAGGAACTTGCTCGGGAAGCCGGGTTTCGAGTTCATCGAGGCCGATATTCTCGGCCTCGATCTCGGGAAGATCACGGAGGGGATTGAAGCCGTGTTCCATCAGGCCGCTATCGCGGGCGTGAGGTCCAGCTGGGGCGGCAGATTCGATGAATACGTAAAGAACAACATACTCGGAACACAGATGCTTTTAGAGGCCTGTAAAAACAGGGAGCTCAAAAAATTCATCTACGCCTCGTCGTCCTCGGTTTACGGGGATGCGGAAGAGCTGCCCGTCTCCGAGACCTCTCCGACGAATCCGATATCCCCCTACGGGGTATCCAAGCTTGGGGGCGAGCATCTCGTATCCCTTTATCACAAAGCGTACGGCATTCCCGCTGTCTCTCTCAGATACTTCACTGTTTACGGCCCGAGACAGCGTCCCGACATGGCTTTTCATAAATTCATCAGGGCTGTAATTCTCGGAGAAGAAATAGAGATTTACGGGACAGGGGAGCAGACAAGGGATTTTACCTACATAGACGACGCGGTTCAGGCGAATCTGCGCGCGTTTGAAAATGGTATCGACGGAGAAATCTACAACATAGGCGGCGGGAGCAGGATCAAGCTGATCGAATGCGTCAGGATTATAGAGGAACTTTCCGGTAAAAAGGCCCGGCTGAAATTTACCGAATCACAGAGGGGAGACGCCAAACATACCTACGCCGACGTATCGAAAGCTGAAACGGATTTCCGGTTTTCCCCCGCCGTTCCAATCCGGGAGGGACTGAGAAAACATTATGAATGGCTATTGAATAATTTGGAGCTTTACCTGACGGCTAGCTGA
- the sucD gene encoding succinate--CoA ligase subunit alpha codes for MSILVNKDSKVVVQGITGSAGLFHATQCREYGTNVVGGVTPGKGGTEVEGFPVFDTVTDAVDKTGADTSLIFVPAPFAMDSMIEAVDAGIELVICITEGIPTQDMIKVKKFTEGRNSRLIGPNCPGVITPGEAKVGIMPGYIHTPGRIGIISRSGTLTYEAVWQLSNLGIGQSTCVGIGGDPIIGTTFIDALSMFEEDEDTDAVVMIGEIGGSAEEEAAEFIKEKLSKPVVAFIAGATAPKGKRMGHAGAIISGSSGSAEDKVAALERAGVRVSPSPAEMGETLKEAIS; via the coding sequence ATGAGTATTTTAGTCAACAAGGATAGCAAGGTGGTAGTTCAGGGTATTACGGGTAGCGCGGGCCTATTTCACGCGACTCAATGCCGTGAATACGGGACGAATGTTGTAGGGGGAGTAACCCCGGGAAAAGGGGGAACAGAGGTGGAAGGATTTCCGGTTTTCGATACCGTTACCGATGCCGTTGATAAGACAGGCGCCGATACCTCCCTGATTTTCGTTCCCGCTCCTTTTGCCATGGATTCGATGATTGAAGCCGTGGATGCGGGGATTGAGCTCGTTATCTGCATAACCGAGGGAATTCCCACCCAGGATATGATTAAGGTCAAAAAATTTACGGAAGGCAGGAACTCCAGGCTTATAGGCCCGAACTGCCCCGGTGTAATCACCCCCGGAGAGGCGAAGGTAGGGATCATGCCGGGATATATTCACACTCCGGGAAGAATCGGAATTATCTCGCGGAGCGGAACCCTTACATATGAAGCGGTCTGGCAGCTCTCGAACCTGGGGATCGGACAGTCAACGTGCGTCGGTATAGGCGGGGACCCGATAATCGGCACTACATTCATAGACGCCCTGAGCATGTTCGAAGAAGACGAGGATACGGACGCCGTAGTAATGATAGGGGAAATCGGGGGAAGCGCCGAGGAAGAGGCCGCAGAATTTATAAAAGAAAAGCTGAGCAAGCCCGTAGTCGCATTCATCGCAGGAGCGACAGCCCCCAAGGGAAAGAGGATGGGCCACGCGGGGGCAATCATTTCAGGGAGCTCCGGAAGCGCAGAGGACAAAGTAGCCGCGCTCGAAAGAGCAGGGGTCAGGGTATCGCCGAGCCCTGCTGAGATGGGCGAGACGCTCAAGGAAGCCATCAGCTAG
- a CDS encoding hydantoinase B/oxoprolinase family protein, producing MPLSPFELEIFQNILSSIAEEMGVVLIRAGFSPNIKERRDLSCAIFMANGEMIAQAAHIPVHLGSMSFAVKAVIDEPEINEGDVFILNDPFRGGTHLPDVTCIAPVFVKDRLEFFVASRAHHADMGGLTPGSMPLSTSIHEEGILIPPSRLYRKGKLNKPLFDKILSSTRDPEEREGDFRAQVGSLELGARRLREVIDKYSLKKVKTSGSELLNYSEKMMREVVKQIPAGTYEFEDRLDDDGAGTKNIPLRVSIKVRRETAEVNFEGSSKMVKGCLNTPLSVTTAAAIYVFQCLAPKEMPLNSGPLRVVGIKAEKGSILNAEFPAAVVGGNVETSQRVVDVVFGALSRAVPEKVPAASAGTMSNTTFGGVNPRTGNKFAYYETIAGGMGGRFGKDGVNAVQTHMTNTLNTPIEALERELPVMIDSYGVRKRSGGKGRYKGGDGIIRKYKFLTDATVSLITERRKSAPYGINGGGEGKKGKNTLVRRGVKGKIAPKETFEVKKGDVLEIETPGGGGWGKPVSGD from the coding sequence ATGCCGCTCAGCCCGTTTGAACTCGAAATTTTTCAAAACATACTCAGCTCCATAGCCGAGGAAATGGGCGTGGTGCTCATCCGCGCCGGATTCTCGCCGAATATCAAGGAAAGAAGGGACTTATCCTGCGCGATATTCATGGCTAACGGCGAAATGATAGCACAGGCGGCCCACATTCCCGTACATCTGGGCTCGATGAGCTTTGCGGTAAAGGCCGTAATAGACGAACCCGAAATAAACGAAGGAGACGTCTTCATACTTAACGACCCGTTCAGGGGGGGGACGCATCTCCCGGACGTTACCTGCATTGCCCCGGTATTCGTGAAAGACAGGCTTGAATTCTTTGTCGCCTCCCGCGCCCACCACGCCGATATGGGGGGGCTTACGCCCGGCTCAATGCCCCTTTCGACCTCTATTCACGAGGAAGGGATATTAATCCCGCCTTCGAGGCTCTACCGAAAAGGGAAACTGAACAAACCCCTCTTCGACAAGATACTCTCATCGACGCGCGACCCCGAAGAAAGGGAAGGAGATTTCAGGGCCCAGGTCGGCTCACTCGAACTAGGCGCAAGGAGGCTCCGCGAGGTCATCGACAAGTACTCTCTCAAAAAGGTGAAGACTTCCGGGAGCGAGCTTTTAAATTACAGCGAGAAGATGATGAGGGAAGTTGTAAAACAAATCCCCGCCGGGACTTATGAATTCGAGGACCGTCTGGACGATGACGGGGCGGGGACAAAAAATATACCGCTCAGGGTCTCGATCAAGGTCAGACGGGAGACGGCAGAAGTGAATTTCGAGGGATCGTCAAAGATGGTAAAGGGTTGCCTTAATACGCCGTTAAGCGTGACCACAGCCGCCGCGATATACGTATTTCAGTGCCTGGCTCCAAAAGAAATGCCCTTGAACTCGGGCCCCCTGAGAGTAGTCGGAATTAAGGCGGAAAAAGGGTCCATTCTAAATGCCGAATTTCCGGCGGCCGTCGTGGGAGGGAACGTAGAAACCTCTCAGCGGGTCGTGGACGTAGTATTCGGCGCACTTTCCCGCGCAGTCCCCGAAAAGGTGCCCGCCGCAAGCGCGGGCACTATGAGCAATACCACGTTCGGCGGCGTGAACCCCCGGACCGGGAATAAATTCGCATACTACGAGACAATCGCGGGGGGGATGGGAGGAAGATTCGGCAAGGACGGCGTAAACGCGGTTCAGACGCACATGACGAACACGCTGAATACACCGATAGAGGCGCTTGAAAGAGAACTCCCGGTGATGATCGATTCATACGGCGTCCGAAAGAGGAGCGGCGGGAAAGGCAGGTATAAAGGAGGCGACGGCATCATAAGAAAATACAAATTCCTTACCGACGCCACTGTTTCGCTCATCACCGAGCGGAGAAAATCAGCCCCCTACGGTATAAACGGCGGAGGAGAAGGGAAAAAGGGAAAGAACACACTCGTTAGAAGAGGCGTTAAAGGAAAGATAGCGCCCAAGGAAACCTTCGAAGTAAAGAAAGGAGACGTACTGGAAATAGAAACACCGGGCGGAGGCGGCTGGGGTAAGCCCGTATCCGGGGACTGA
- a CDS encoding DUF4416 family protein: MSELREPKPVRLIAGIIYKPDSRLDDCIESLGARFGEINFISDALPFKNTKYYEDEMGLDLERKIIAFEKLIRRQDIADAKIFTNKLEKVYSYGNKRTINIDPGYIAQEHLILATGKGYSHRPYIGKGVYADLTLLYVNDEFRPLEWTYPDYKTPEVRGLFKRLRQEYANQLKEEPDL, translated from the coding sequence ATGAGCGAACTCAGAGAGCCTAAACCGGTAAGGCTTATTGCCGGAATCATATATAAACCCGATTCCAGACTGGACGACTGTATCGAGAGCCTCGGAGCGAGATTCGGGGAAATAAATTTTATAAGCGACGCGCTGCCCTTCAAAAATACAAAATATTACGAAGACGAGATGGGTCTTGACCTTGAGAGGAAAATTATCGCATTCGAAAAGCTCATAAGACGGCAGGATATAGCGGATGCAAAAATATTTACAAATAAACTGGAAAAAGTATATTCATATGGTAATAAAAGGACTATAAACATAGATCCCGGATACATTGCCCAGGAACATTTGATATTGGCCACAGGAAAAGGATACTCTCACCGCCCGTACATCGGCAAAGGGGTGTACGCCGATCTTACGCTCCTCTATGTAAACGATGAATTCAGACCGCTTGAGTGGACATATCCGGATTATAAAACACCGGAAGTGAGAGGATTATTCAAAAGGCTCAGACAAGAGTACGCAAACCAACTGAAAGAGGAACCCGATTTATGA
- a CDS encoding YicC/YloC family endoribonuclease, with protein sequence MKSMTGYGKSEAETKFGKAVIEARSENHRFLDIKIQTPESISSIEPELAESVKKTVLRGKLRLTVSLEGTKNNSPALNVELVRESKKNLERLKRETGIDEEIRIEHFLMIKDIFAPENRESLSKKDILDIDKILNDAIRKLDETRKIEGKKLEKDLKERLRNLQSLTRTIATKRKDFMKTASAKIKDRISKVLDENQIDEARLYQETAFLAERSDITEELVRLKAHIGKFRETTRKQGSIGKELDFLIQEMNREAGTISAKAKDAEISHLTIDLRSELEKMREQIQNIE encoded by the coding sequence ATGAAAAGTATGACAGGATACGGAAAAAGCGAAGCGGAAACGAAATTCGGAAAGGCGGTTATCGAGGCGAGATCGGAGAACCACAGGTTCCTCGATATCAAGATACAGACTCCGGAGTCGATTTCGTCAATAGAGCCCGAGCTTGCGGAGTCAGTAAAAAAAACCGTTCTCAGGGGCAAGTTGAGGTTAACAGTGTCGCTCGAAGGAACGAAAAACAATTCCCCTGCGCTCAACGTGGAGCTCGTCAGAGAGTCCAAAAAGAACCTGGAGAGGCTGAAGAGGGAAACCGGCATCGACGAAGAAATACGCATAGAGCACTTCCTGATGATTAAGGATATATTCGCGCCCGAAAACCGCGAATCCCTGAGCAAAAAAGATATACTCGATATCGATAAGATCCTGAACGATGCCATTCGGAAACTCGACGAGACGAGGAAAATAGAGGGCAAAAAGCTTGAAAAGGACTTAAAGGAGAGACTGAGGAATCTCCAGAGCCTTACCCGCACGATAGCTACTAAAAGAAAAGATTTCATGAAAACCGCCTCTGCAAAGATTAAGGACAGAATATCAAAAGTGCTCGATGAGAATCAGATTGATGAGGCTAGGCTTTATCAGGAAACGGCTTTCCTCGCCGAGAGAAGCGATATAACGGAGGAGCTTGTAAGGCTCAAGGCCCATATAGGGAAATTCAGGGAAACTACCCGAAAGCAAGGGTCGATAGGGAAAGAGCTCGACTTCCTCATTCAGGAAATGAACCGTGAAGCGGGAACCATATCGGCGAAAGCCAAGGACGCGGAAATTTCCCACCTTACGATAGACCTGCGCTCGGAGCTGGAAAAAATGAGGGAACAGATACAGAACATCGAATAA